One window of the Equus asinus isolate D_3611 breed Donkey chromosome 28, EquAss-T2T_v2, whole genome shotgun sequence genome contains the following:
- the LOC106827565 gene encoding adhesion G protein-coupled receptor E2-like isoform X3: MRKRFLRLLPGLSVLLLLPLGAAALSSGASASAASVPPGCAPWCPQNSTCINATACRCRPGFSSWSGEIITNPTDSCDDINECEPPLAVSCGKFVDCQNVDGSYHCTCTPGYGLVSGATTFRNEIENTCEDVDECSSGQHRCHNSTVCVNTMGSYRCCCRPGWTPLPGFRDNQNTTVCEEMSFPTWTPPPGIQSQSLSGFFEGVQDLRRHFKPASAQNTVRVVTGPRGPGQSPAVSGGCFRDLIQSVDELLKAPGDLETLALPDRHHTVTHLLSGLEEILRTLAKAMPGASFTYQSPEGTELSLVIQEQGHGNVTLGQSHARMVLDWAMAAGAVGSGPAVAGILSSPNMQKPLANASLELDPERQAELEETHDSPLRGIQWRILSAVKSVLLSNTNTTKLDPKVTVIFSHRPETPGTRQELICAFWKGAGHGGGHWATTGCRRLGSRNGNTTCLGFLPGSMAILVNPEDVEKEDPVLDVITYVGLSLSLLCLLLAALTFLLCRAIQNTSTSLHLQLSLCLFLAHLLFLTAIDRTEIKVLCALIAGALHYLYLASFTWMLLEGLHLFLTARNLMVVNYSSVSRFMKWLMFPVGYGVPAVIVAISAASRPHLYGTSTRCWLRSESGFIWGFLGPVCAICSVNLAFFLMTLWMLKSRLSSLNSDVSTLQDTRMLTFKATAQLFILGCTWCLGILQVGPAARVMAYLFTIINSLQGVFIFLVYCLLRQQVREQYGKWFKRVRKPKAESETFTLSSRAMSDASKPITV, encoded by the exons ATGAGAAAGAGATTTCTAAGGTTGCTGCCAG GACTCTCAGTGCTGCTGTTGTTGCCATTGGGAGCTGCAGCCCTGAGTTCTGGAG CCTCTGCCTCCGCAGCCTCTGTCCCTCCAGGCTGTGCTCCCTGGTGCCCTCAGAACTCCACATGTATCAATGCCACTGCCTGTCGCTGCCGTCCAGGATTCAGCTCCTGGTCTGGGGAGATCATCACCAACCCCACGGACAGTTGTGACG ACATCAACGAGTGTGAACCACCCTTGGCGGTGTCCTGTGGAAAATTCGTGGATTGCCAGAATGTGGACGGGAGCTACCACTGCACATGTACCCCCGGATATGGGCTCGTTTCTGGGGCAACAACGTTCAGAAATGAGATTGAGAACACGT GTGAAG ATGTCGACGAGTGCAGCTCTGGTCAGCACCGGTGCCACAACTCCACCGTCTGCGTCAACACCATGGGCTCATACAGGTGCTGCTGCCGCCCAGGGTGGACACCCCTGCCGGGGTTCCGGGACAACCAAAACACCACCGTGTGCGAAG AGATGTCCTTCCCCACCTGGACTCCGCCCCCCGGAATCCAGAGCCAG agtCTCTCCGGCTTCTTTGAAGGAGTCCAGGATCTGCGTAGACACTTCAAGCCAGCCTCGGCCCAGAACACCGTCCGGGTAGTgacaggacccaggggcccaGGACAGTCCCCTGCGGTGTCTGGGGGATGCTTCCGT GACCTCATCCAGTCAGTGGACGAGCTGCTAAAAGCCCCCGGGGACCTGGAGACCCTGGCCCTGCCTGACCGGCACCACACGGTCACCCACCTGCTCTCGGGCCTGGAAGAAATCCTGAGGACCCTCGCCAAGGCCATGCCTGGAGCCTCCTTCACCTACCAGTCTCCTGAAGGCACAG aGCTGTCCCTGGTGATCCAGGAGCAGGGACACGGGAATGTCACCCTGGGCCAGAGCCACGCACGGATGGTCCTGGACTGGGCCATGGCGGCCGGGGCTGTGGGGTCAG GCCCTGCCGTGGCGGGCATCCTCTCCAGCCCCAACATGCAGAAACCGCTGGCCAACGCCTCCCTGGAGCTGGACCCCGAGAGGCAAGCCGAGCTGGAAGAGACCCATGACAGCCCGCTCCGCGGCATCCAGTGGAGGATCCTCTCGGCCGTCAAGTCAGTCCTTCTGAGCAACACGAACACGACGAAACTCGACCCCAAGGTCACCGTCATCTTCTCCCACCGT CCAGAGACGCCCGGGACACGGCAGGAGCTGATCTGTGCCTTCTGGAAGGGAGCTGGCCACGGGGGCGGGCACTGGGCCACCACAGGGTGCCGGAGGCTGGGCAGCCGGAACGGCAACACCACCTGCCTGGGCTTCTTGCCAGGCAGCATGGCCATCCTGGTGAACCCCGAGGATGTGGAG AAGGAGGATCCCGTGCTGGATGTGATCACCTACGTGGGGCTGAGCCTCTCTCTGCTGTGCCTCCTCCTGGCAGCCCTCACCTTCCTGCTGTGCAGAGCCATCCAGAACACCAGCACCTCCCTCCACTTGCAGCTCTCACTCTGCCTCTTCCTggcccacctcctcttcctcacgGCCATCGACCGAACGGAGATCAAG GTGCTGTGCGCACTCATCGCGGGCGCCTTACACTATCTCTACCTGGCCTCCTTCACCTGGATGCTGCTGGAGGGCCTGCACCTCTTCCTCACTGCACGAAACCTGATGGTGGTCAACTACTCCAGTGTGAGCAGGTTCATGAAGTGGCTCATGTTCCCTGTGGGCTACGGCGTCCCTGCCGTGATCGTGGCCATTTCTGCAGCATCCAGGCCTCATCTCTATGGAACATCAACCCG cTGCTGGCTCCGCTCAGAAAGTGGATTTATATGGGGCTTCCTTGGACCAGTCTGTGCCATCTGCTCT GTCAACTTAGCTTTCTTTCTGATGACTCTCTGGATGTTGAAAAGCAGACTGTCTTCCCTCAACAGTGATGTGTCCACCCTGCAGGACACAAG GATGCTGACTTTTAAAGCTACAGCTCAGCTCTTCATCTTGGGATGCACGTGGTGTCTGGGAATCCTGCAGGTGGGTCCAGCTGCCCGTGTCATGGCCTACCTCTTCACCATCATCAACAGCCTGCAGGGCGTCTTCATCTTCCTGGTGTACTGCCTCCTCAGGCAGCAG GTTCGGGAACAATACGGGAAATGGTTCAAAAGGGTCAGGAAACCCAAAGCTGAGTCTGAGACTTTCACGCTTTCCAGCAGAGCCATGTCTGATGCCTCCAAACCCATCACGGTATGA
- the LOC106827565 gene encoding adhesion G protein-coupled receptor E2-like isoform X1 codes for MRKRFLRLLPGLSVLLLLPLGAAALSSGASASAASVPPGCAPWCPQNSTCINATACRCRPGFSSWSGEIITNPTDSCDDVDECSSGQHRCHNSTVCVNTMGSYRCCCRPGWTPLPGFRDNQNTTVCEEMSFPTWTPPPGIQSQSLSGFFEGVQDLRRHFKPASAQNTVRVVTGPRGPGQSPAVSGGCFRDLIQSVDELLKAPGDLETLALPDRHHTVTHLLSGLEEILRTLAKAMPGASFTYQSPEGTELSLVIQEQGHGNVTLGQSHARMVLDWAMAAGAVGSGPAVAGILSSPNMQKPLANASLELDPERQAELEETHDSPLRGIQWRILSAVKSVLLSNTNTTKLDPKVTVIFSHRPETPGTRQELICAFWKGAGHGGGHWATTGCRRLGSRNGNTTCLGFLPGSMAILVNPEDVEKEDPVLDVITYVGLSLSLLCLLLAALTFLLCRAIQNTSTSLHLQLSLCLFLAHLLFLTAIDRTEIKVLCALIAGALHYLYLASFTWMLLEGLHLFLTARNLMVVNYSSVSRFMKWLMFPVGYGVPAVIVAISAASRPHLYGTSTRCWLRSESGFIWGFLGPVCAICSVNLAFFLMTLWMLKSRLSSLNSDVSTLQDTRMLTFKATAQLFILGCTWCLGILQVGPAARVMAYLFTIINSLQGVFIFLVYCLLRQQVREQYGKWFKRVRKPKAESETFTLSSRAMSDASKPITV; via the exons ATGAGAAAGAGATTTCTAAGGTTGCTGCCAG GACTCTCAGTGCTGCTGTTGTTGCCATTGGGAGCTGCAGCCCTGAGTTCTGGAG CCTCTGCCTCCGCAGCCTCTGTCCCTCCAGGCTGTGCTCCCTGGTGCCCTCAGAACTCCACATGTATCAATGCCACTGCCTGTCGCTGCCGTCCAGGATTCAGCTCCTGGTCTGGGGAGATCATCACCAACCCCACGGACAGTTGTGACG ATGTCGACGAGTGCAGCTCTGGTCAGCACCGGTGCCACAACTCCACCGTCTGCGTCAACACCATGGGCTCATACAGGTGCTGCTGCCGCCCAGGGTGGACACCCCTGCCGGGGTTCCGGGACAACCAAAACACCACCGTGTGCGAAG AGATGTCCTTCCCCACCTGGACTCCGCCCCCCGGAATCCAGAGCCAG agtCTCTCCGGCTTCTTTGAAGGAGTCCAGGATCTGCGTAGACACTTCAAGCCAGCCTCGGCCCAGAACACCGTCCGGGTAGTgacaggacccaggggcccaGGACAGTCCCCTGCGGTGTCTGGGGGATGCTTCCGT GACCTCATCCAGTCAGTGGACGAGCTGCTAAAAGCCCCCGGGGACCTGGAGACCCTGGCCCTGCCTGACCGGCACCACACGGTCACCCACCTGCTCTCGGGCCTGGAAGAAATCCTGAGGACCCTCGCCAAGGCCATGCCTGGAGCCTCCTTCACCTACCAGTCTCCTGAAGGCACAG aGCTGTCCCTGGTGATCCAGGAGCAGGGACACGGGAATGTCACCCTGGGCCAGAGCCACGCACGGATGGTCCTGGACTGGGCCATGGCGGCCGGGGCTGTGGGGTCAG GCCCTGCCGTGGCGGGCATCCTCTCCAGCCCCAACATGCAGAAACCGCTGGCCAACGCCTCCCTGGAGCTGGACCCCGAGAGGCAAGCCGAGCTGGAAGAGACCCATGACAGCCCGCTCCGCGGCATCCAGTGGAGGATCCTCTCGGCCGTCAAGTCAGTCCTTCTGAGCAACACGAACACGACGAAACTCGACCCCAAGGTCACCGTCATCTTCTCCCACCGT CCAGAGACGCCCGGGACACGGCAGGAGCTGATCTGTGCCTTCTGGAAGGGAGCTGGCCACGGGGGCGGGCACTGGGCCACCACAGGGTGCCGGAGGCTGGGCAGCCGGAACGGCAACACCACCTGCCTGGGCTTCTTGCCAGGCAGCATGGCCATCCTGGTGAACCCCGAGGATGTGGAG AAGGAGGATCCCGTGCTGGATGTGATCACCTACGTGGGGCTGAGCCTCTCTCTGCTGTGCCTCCTCCTGGCAGCCCTCACCTTCCTGCTGTGCAGAGCCATCCAGAACACCAGCACCTCCCTCCACTTGCAGCTCTCACTCTGCCTCTTCCTggcccacctcctcttcctcacgGCCATCGACCGAACGGAGATCAAG GTGCTGTGCGCACTCATCGCGGGCGCCTTACACTATCTCTACCTGGCCTCCTTCACCTGGATGCTGCTGGAGGGCCTGCACCTCTTCCTCACTGCACGAAACCTGATGGTGGTCAACTACTCCAGTGTGAGCAGGTTCATGAAGTGGCTCATGTTCCCTGTGGGCTACGGCGTCCCTGCCGTGATCGTGGCCATTTCTGCAGCATCCAGGCCTCATCTCTATGGAACATCAACCCG cTGCTGGCTCCGCTCAGAAAGTGGATTTATATGGGGCTTCCTTGGACCAGTCTGTGCCATCTGCTCT GTCAACTTAGCTTTCTTTCTGATGACTCTCTGGATGTTGAAAAGCAGACTGTCTTCCCTCAACAGTGATGTGTCCACCCTGCAGGACACAAG GATGCTGACTTTTAAAGCTACAGCTCAGCTCTTCATCTTGGGATGCACGTGGTGTCTGGGAATCCTGCAGGTGGGTCCAGCTGCCCGTGTCATGGCCTACCTCTTCACCATCATCAACAGCCTGCAGGGCGTCTTCATCTTCCTGGTGTACTGCCTCCTCAGGCAGCAG GTTCGGGAACAATACGGGAAATGGTTCAAAAGGGTCAGGAAACCCAAAGCTGAGTCTGAGACTTTCACGCTTTCCAGCAGAGCCATGTCTGATGCCTCCAAACCCATCACGGTATGA
- the LOC106827565 gene encoding adhesion G protein-coupled receptor E2-like isoform X2: MRKRFLRLLPGLSVLLLLPLGAAALSSGASASAASVPPGCAPWCPQNSTCINATACRCRPGFSSWSGEIITNPTDSCDDVDECSSGQHRCHNSTVCVNTMGSYRCCCRPGWTPLPGFRDNQNTTVCEEMSFPTWTPPPGIQSQSLSGFFEGVQDLRRHFKPASAQNTVRVVTGPRGPGQSPAVSGGCFRDLIQSVDELLKAPGDLETLALPDRHHTVTHLLSGLEEILRTLAKAMPGASFTYQSPEGTELSLVIQEQGHGNVTLGQSHARMVLDWAMAAGAVGSGPAVAGILSSPNMQKPLANASLELDPERQAELEETHDSPLRGIQWRILSAVKSVLLSNTNTTKLDPKVTVIFSHRPETPGTRQELICAFWKGAGHGGGHWATTGCRRLGSRNGNTTCLGFLPGSMAILVNPEDVEKEDPVLDVITYVGLSLSLLCLLLAALTFLLCRAIQNTSTSLHLQLSLCLFLAHLLFLTAIDRTEIKVLCALIAGALHYLYLASFTWMLLEGLHLFLTARNLMVVNYSSVSRFMKWLMFPVGYGVPAVIVAISAASRPHLYGTSTRCWLRSESGFIWGFLGPVCAICSVNLAFFLMTLWMLKSRLSSLNSDVSTLQDTRMLTFKATAQLFILGCTWCLGILQVREQYGKWFKRVRKPKAESETFTLSSRAMSDASKPITV; the protein is encoded by the exons ATGAGAAAGAGATTTCTAAGGTTGCTGCCAG GACTCTCAGTGCTGCTGTTGTTGCCATTGGGAGCTGCAGCCCTGAGTTCTGGAG CCTCTGCCTCCGCAGCCTCTGTCCCTCCAGGCTGTGCTCCCTGGTGCCCTCAGAACTCCACATGTATCAATGCCACTGCCTGTCGCTGCCGTCCAGGATTCAGCTCCTGGTCTGGGGAGATCATCACCAACCCCACGGACAGTTGTGACG ATGTCGACGAGTGCAGCTCTGGTCAGCACCGGTGCCACAACTCCACCGTCTGCGTCAACACCATGGGCTCATACAGGTGCTGCTGCCGCCCAGGGTGGACACCCCTGCCGGGGTTCCGGGACAACCAAAACACCACCGTGTGCGAAG AGATGTCCTTCCCCACCTGGACTCCGCCCCCCGGAATCCAGAGCCAG agtCTCTCCGGCTTCTTTGAAGGAGTCCAGGATCTGCGTAGACACTTCAAGCCAGCCTCGGCCCAGAACACCGTCCGGGTAGTgacaggacccaggggcccaGGACAGTCCCCTGCGGTGTCTGGGGGATGCTTCCGT GACCTCATCCAGTCAGTGGACGAGCTGCTAAAAGCCCCCGGGGACCTGGAGACCCTGGCCCTGCCTGACCGGCACCACACGGTCACCCACCTGCTCTCGGGCCTGGAAGAAATCCTGAGGACCCTCGCCAAGGCCATGCCTGGAGCCTCCTTCACCTACCAGTCTCCTGAAGGCACAG aGCTGTCCCTGGTGATCCAGGAGCAGGGACACGGGAATGTCACCCTGGGCCAGAGCCACGCACGGATGGTCCTGGACTGGGCCATGGCGGCCGGGGCTGTGGGGTCAG GCCCTGCCGTGGCGGGCATCCTCTCCAGCCCCAACATGCAGAAACCGCTGGCCAACGCCTCCCTGGAGCTGGACCCCGAGAGGCAAGCCGAGCTGGAAGAGACCCATGACAGCCCGCTCCGCGGCATCCAGTGGAGGATCCTCTCGGCCGTCAAGTCAGTCCTTCTGAGCAACACGAACACGACGAAACTCGACCCCAAGGTCACCGTCATCTTCTCCCACCGT CCAGAGACGCCCGGGACACGGCAGGAGCTGATCTGTGCCTTCTGGAAGGGAGCTGGCCACGGGGGCGGGCACTGGGCCACCACAGGGTGCCGGAGGCTGGGCAGCCGGAACGGCAACACCACCTGCCTGGGCTTCTTGCCAGGCAGCATGGCCATCCTGGTGAACCCCGAGGATGTGGAG AAGGAGGATCCCGTGCTGGATGTGATCACCTACGTGGGGCTGAGCCTCTCTCTGCTGTGCCTCCTCCTGGCAGCCCTCACCTTCCTGCTGTGCAGAGCCATCCAGAACACCAGCACCTCCCTCCACTTGCAGCTCTCACTCTGCCTCTTCCTggcccacctcctcttcctcacgGCCATCGACCGAACGGAGATCAAG GTGCTGTGCGCACTCATCGCGGGCGCCTTACACTATCTCTACCTGGCCTCCTTCACCTGGATGCTGCTGGAGGGCCTGCACCTCTTCCTCACTGCACGAAACCTGATGGTGGTCAACTACTCCAGTGTGAGCAGGTTCATGAAGTGGCTCATGTTCCCTGTGGGCTACGGCGTCCCTGCCGTGATCGTGGCCATTTCTGCAGCATCCAGGCCTCATCTCTATGGAACATCAACCCG cTGCTGGCTCCGCTCAGAAAGTGGATTTATATGGGGCTTCCTTGGACCAGTCTGTGCCATCTGCTCT GTCAACTTAGCTTTCTTTCTGATGACTCTCTGGATGTTGAAAAGCAGACTGTCTTCCCTCAACAGTGATGTGTCCACCCTGCAGGACACAAG GATGCTGACTTTTAAAGCTACAGCTCAGCTCTTCATCTTGGGATGCACGTGGTGTCTGGGAATCCTGCAG GTTCGGGAACAATACGGGAAATGGTTCAAAAGGGTCAGGAAACCCAAAGCTGAGTCTGAGACTTTCACGCTTTCCAGCAGAGCCATGTCTGATGCCTCCAAACCCATCACGGTATGA